ATACGCTGCACTACGTGGATCCGCCCTATGTGCAGTCCACTCGCGGCAACCGTGTGAGGTACGTGCATGAGTACGACCAGCAAGACCATGAGCGGCTTCTTGTCTTTCTCAAGACGCTGAAAGGCAAGGTTATCTTGTCAGGTTATGATTCCGAGCTTTATGACCGGCATCTGGACGGCTGGCGGAAGGAGTGCAAAGTTGCTCACGACACGCAGGGCGGCAAGAAAATCGAATGCCTGTGGCTTAACTACAACCCCCAACTGACGCTTTTTTGATTATGGAATACATGAACGTACCAACAGCCTTGTTTTCCAGCCCTGAATTCATCGGGGCTGAACCAATCCAGCGCGCCACATGGATTGCCCTGCTGGCTTGGTGCTGCACCCAGGAAAACGGCGGCGTTATTGAGGGCTGCCGGACCTGGGGCATGCGCCGCTGGATGCAAACCTGCGGTGTGATGGACAAGGAAGTCATGGACGGTGGGGAACTATACCACTTCGACGGCGACGACCTTGTTGTTTTTGGCTACCCGGGAGGCGTGCAAAAGCTGCTTGAGCGTAAGCGAGTTATTGCACGCGAAAACGGAAAGCTTGGTGGAAGGCCCAAAACCAACGTAGGAACCGACATTGAAACCGAAGAGAAACCTACGTCGGTTAATTCAGAAACCAACGTAGGAACCAATGTAGGGGCCAACGTCCAAAACCGGAAGAAAGAAAGAAAGGAAGAAAGGAATATAGGGGGAGAAACTACTACGGTGAACAGTACACCGTGGGGAGAATCGCCCGCCGCTCCTGTACTGCCTGCCGTCCCTTTCCCGGATCGGGAACGATTGAACGATGTCCGGGGGATGCGCTGCGCCGACAATCACGCGGACCTGGGGGCTTCCCCTGGAGCTGCACGGTTCATGGCTGCCACCCTTGAAATCAACCCGTCCTGGGGTCGGACGATACCAACCGCCATTGAGACGGCAGCCGCGCTTGAGGCGTACCGTTCCGCACAGGGCCGGGTTACTCCGCGGGATATGGAAATGCTGCGGGCCTACTACGCTTCCGGGCTGACAGAGGACCGGAACAAGAAGGCTTTTTGGAGGCCAGACAGCAGGCGCAAGTTCTGGGAGTGTTTCGGGGACGTTTTGACACACGCGGACCGCTGGGCCAAAGAGACGCGCTGGAAGTCCGCAGCCGCTCGCAAGAAGCCACAGCCGGAGCAAGCCCCGCAGCAGCCGGAAGGGCCCGTCGTGGACACCGACACCGCCGCGGCTGAAATCCGGGGTTTGATGAAAGAAATAGGGTTAGGAGGGGAAGCATGAAACAGTCAGAACTGAAATTGATGTCCCTCAAGCACAGGTGCGTGAGGGTTCACAGGTCCGGAAGCTTTTCAAGGGCCTGTGTAAACTCCTTAGCTCCAAAGTCGATATACCCCTCATGGACTTCCCGGGAGTCGTGCCCCACAATAGCTTGCACAAGGGCAGGGGGAACACCGGCATCATGTAACATGGTTGTTGCCGTATAGCGGAGGCTGTGAAAGGACAGATCATTGACGTGGCGCCGGGTTTCCGTGCCGTTCCCTTCCTGCTTTTTATATTTCTTCCCCGCGGCTAAAGGGTCTTTGGTGATAAGGCCGCACTGATACAGGATGCGTCCAAAGATATTTGACAGACGGCCAGAGCCCTTGCTTTCAAAAATGTCCGCGCATTCCGGATGCAGGAATTCCCCTGGGGCTTCTTTCCTCCGCTGCTGCAGATGCTTTTTCAGTGCCGGGAAAATCGGAATCATCAGGGGCTTTCCCTTTTTTTGCGTTGTCATCCGGATAACGCCGCGTTTTCCGTCAACCTGGGACCATCGGAGCGTTGCCACGTCTCCCAATCTTTGACCCCCCGTGTAGAGGCACGTTTTCACCATGGAGCGCCATTCCAGATTGCACGCGGCCATTACCTTTTCAAGCTCTTCTAGTTCAAATTTCCGGCGTTTGATGACCTTCCCCTTGTGCGGCTTGGCAATCGCCGTGAAGGGGTTTGTCTCGATGATCTTGTAGTCAACTGCTGCCTGGAATGCCGCGGAAACCAGAGTAAGGGCAATATTGGCGGTAGACGGAGAGACGCGGGACAGGAGATGATTTTTGAAATCATCCAGCATTAAGGGAGTGATGCGGTCCAGGGGTAGATTGATACGTTCCCCCATGGAGGCGCGGAACTTGTCAAAGGCTTGTTTGTAGTTGGCTATGGATGCGGGTTTGAGCCCATTGCGTATAATGCGCTTCATGTGATCATCAAGCCAGGATTTAACAGAGGGCATCTCAATAGACTCTCCGGTTAACTCCGTAGACAAGGCAGAGATGGATCGCCGCAGTTGATAGGCTGGCAGGTTTGCCCGTGCAGTTGATTCAAGGGCGTCTGCCAAGCGTTGCGCCTTAGTCATAGCCTGTTCCTTTGTCAGTACGTTCAGCGCCTTTCCTACGGCCTCCGCGGCCTCTTTTACTTCCCTTGTTACTGTGGCAGGGGTATGTTCGATCTTGGTTGACAGCCTGACCAGCTTCCAGCCTGTGGCGGTTCGTACACGGTATTGTGCGTACCAGTACGGACTGTTCGGCTTTTTATAGATGGATGCCATGGATTTAGTGGTATCAA
The genomic region above belongs to Akkermansia massiliensis and contains:
- a CDS encoding tyrosine-type recombinase/integrase — encoded protein: MKKEHTIDTTKSMASIYKKPNSPYWYAQYRVRTATGWKLVRLSTKIEHTPATVTREVKEAAEAVGKALNVLTKEQAMTKAQRLADALESTARANLPAYQLRRSISALSTELTGESIEMPSVKSWLDDHMKRIIRNGLKPASIANYKQAFDKFRASMGERINLPLDRITPLMLDDFKNHLLSRVSPSTANIALTLVSAAFQAAVDYKIIETNPFTAIAKPHKGKVIKRRKFELEELEKVMAACNLEWRSMVKTCLYTGGQRLGDVATLRWSQVDGKRGVIRMTTQKKGKPLMIPIFPALKKHLQQRRKEAPGEFLHPECADIFESKGSGRLSNIFGRILYQCGLITKDPLAAGKKYKKQEGNGTETRRHVNDLSFHSLRYTATTMLHDAGVPPALVQAIVGHDSREVHEGYIDFGAKEFTQALEKLPDL